One Choloepus didactylus isolate mChoDid1 chromosome 8, mChoDid1.pri, whole genome shotgun sequence DNA window includes the following coding sequences:
- the ATXN7L3B gene encoding ataxin-7-like protein 3B gives MEEISLANLDTNKLEAIAQEIYVDLIEDSCLGFCFEVHRAVKCGYFYLEFADTGSVKDFGIQPVEDKGACRLPLCSLPGEPGNGPDQQLQRSPPEFQ, from the coding sequence atggaggaaatatCGTTGGCTAACCTGGATACTAACAAGCTAGAGGCCATCGCTCAGGAGATATACGTAGACCTGATAGAGGATTCTTGTTTGGGATTCTGCTTTGAGGTGCATCGGGCAGTCAAGTGTGGCTACTTCTACCTGGAGTTCGCAGACACTGGTAGCGTAAAGGATTTTGGCATTCAGCCAGTGGAAGATAAAGGAGCTTGCCGCCTCCCGCTTTGCTCCCTTCCTGGAGAACCAGGGAATGGGCCTGATCAGCAGCTGCAGCGCTCACCTCCGGAATTCCAGTAG